AATCGGAGGCAGCCCTGCGGGGCCTCACGATTCGCGAAGTCACGACGCAACTCTATCGGTACTGGCTGAGCGAGGACGAAGGTGAAGAGACCCGCGAGGCCCCCGAGGCATGGCTGCGCTCCTGGCTCGCTGCCGCCGATGAAGCGGTCAGGCGTGCGCCCGCGGGCCGTTCGGCGAGGGAAGAGTTGGCCGCCGACCGCAACCGGTTAGGAGCCGAGTGACGACGCTGGTCATTGACGCGAGCGTGTGGGTCTCGGCTGCAGACGCGACCGATGGATTGTCGGAGTCGAGCCGAGCCTTTCTCTCCCTGGTCGTGGATCGAGAGCTCCCGATTTCTCTTCCGGAGCTGGCAAAGTTGGAGATCGCCTGTGCGCTCGCCCGGAGGCTGCGCGATGCCCAGCGCGGCCGGCGCCTGGCTGATCGAATGTTGGGCTCTCCGCTGGTCACCGTGTACCCATTGAACCGGACCATGCTGCGGCACGCCCTCACGGTGGGCACCCGGGGTTTTCTGCGCTCCGGTGACGCTCCCTACGCAGCCCTGGCCGACTGGCTGCGTGCCGAGGTCGTGTCGTGGGATGGCGAGCTGATCAGGCGGGCCGGGGCTTCCACTCCGACCGATTGGATCGAGCGGAACGAGTAGAGGACGGAACCTCTCTCGACCCACACACTGTCGAGGATGCCAGGCATCGCTGGCCGGACGCACGACCATGTAGCTTGCATTCCGGCTTCCAGTGATTTTCAGGAGTGCGCGATGAATTGGACCCTCGCCTCCCGTTTCCGGACGCTTGCGACGCTCGCCGCGCTTGGCGGTCTCGCGTTCGTCCTCCCGTCCTCCGCTTCCTCCCAGGAGCGGCCGCTCGTCACGCCGGACGACTATGGCCGCTGGGAGCGGCTCGGCGGGGTCGAGGTCTCGCCGCTCGGTGACTGGATCGCCTACGAGGTCACGCGGGTGGACGAGACGTCGGAACTCCGTGTGCGCAGGATCGAGGAGGACTCGGCTCGGGTCTTTCCGTGGGGTGCGGATCCGCGGTTCTCCCCCGACGGGCGCTGGCTGGCCTGGGCCATCGGGCTGCCGCCGGAGGAACGGGAGCGGCTTGCGGAGAGCGACGAGCCCGTCCGCGAGAAAGCCTCTGTGATGGATCTGGAAACCGGGGAAATCCGCGAGTTCGACGCGGTCTCCGAGGGGCACTTCGACGCCTCCGGGCGGTACGTGGCGCTGCGGGGCTATTCGCCGGACGAGCCCGCGGGCAAGGGCGCCGACCTCCGCATCGTCACGCTGGCGACGGGGACGGAGACCTCCTTCGGGAACGTGAGCGAGATGGCCTGGAGTCCGGGCGGATCCCTGCTGGCGCTCGCCATCGCGACGGGCGCCGATGTGGGCAACGGCGTGCAGGTGTATGACGCCGATGCCGGGATCCTGCGCTCGGCCGACGCTTCCGGTTCCGCCTACCGCAGCCTCCGCTGGCGCGACGACTCGGCGGACCTGGCCGCTCTCCGCTCCCGGGAAGCCGCTTCCGCCGACGGCGCCGCCTACGACGTCCTGGCGTGGCGCGGCCTGGACCGTGGGGTCGAGACGATGGTCCTCGGCGCCGACGCGGCCGGCATCCCGGACACGCTCGAGGCGGTCCGGCGCCGCGCCCCCGCCTGGTCGGACGACGGCCGCATGATCTCCCTCGGGCTCCGCCCGATCGAGCCGGAAGCGGAGGACGACGAGCCGGAGAGCGAGGACGCCCCGGCCGCCGACGCCGAGCCCGACCTTCCCGGCCTGCAGATCTGGCACACGCGCGATGTCCGCCTCTTCCCGGAGCAGCGGGTCTCGGAGAACCGCGACGCCGCGCGCTCGCTGCTCGCGGTCTGGCACCTCGAGGACGACCGCGTGGTCGTCCTCGGGTCCGACCTCATGGGCGGGGCTCAACTCCTGGAAGGCTGGGAGTACGCGCTGGAGGACAGCAGCGATCCCTACCCCTGGGGCGCGAAGTTCGGCCGTCCGTACCACGACGTGTGGGCGACCGACGCGGACACGGGCGAGCGCCGCCGACTCCTGACCCGCGTGCGCTACGAGTGGCCGAGCGCAGGCGGCGACTGGCTGCTCTCGTGGGACGGCTCCGCCTACCACAGCCTCCACATCGCCACGGGCGAACGGCATGACCTGACATCGGCCCTGGCCGCCGAGTTCGCGGACACCGGCTACGATACGCCCACCGACGTCACCCCTCCGCACAATTTCGGTCCCGGCGGCTGGCTCGACGGGGACGGCGCGGTCCTCCTCTACGACGAGCACGACATGTGGCGCGTCGCGCCCGACGGCTCGGGAGGCGAGCGGCTGACGCGCGGCGCCGAGACGGGGATCGTCCACCGGCTGACCCGCGTCACCGATGACGACGAGCCCGGCATCGACCCGGACTCGCGCCCTTACCTGTCCCTCTACAACCCGAAGACGGAGCAGCGCGGCTACGCCCGCCTGGCCGGCGGCTGGGCCAACGCGCCGGATGGGGATCTGGCCGTGACCCTGATGCTGGAGGAGGCGCGCCTGGCCGGGCTCACCCGCGCCGACAGCGCCGACGTCCTGCTCTACCGCTCCGAGCGCTTCGATGACCCGCCGGACTACTTCGTCGCGGGCCCCGACCTCGCCGACCCCGCCCGGGTGACCGCGATCAACCCCTTCATCGATGAAGTGGCGTGGGGCCGGGCGGAACTCGTCGACTTCACGAGCGAGTCGGGCCGCGACCTCCAGTTCGTCCTCCTCCTCCCCGCGAACCACGAAGACGGCCGCGCGGTCCCCACGATCGTGTACACGTACGAGGTCCTCTCGCCGCAGATGCACCTGTTCGAGGTCCCCAGCGAGCGCGACTACTACAACTACACGGCCTGGACCCAGCACGGGTACGCGGTGCTCCTGCCGGACATCGTGTACCGGGCGCGGGATCCGGGCGTGAGCGCGTTGGAGTCCGTGCGCGCGGCGGTGGCGAAGGCGGTCGAGATGGGGGTCACGGACCCGGACGCGGTCGGCCTCATCGGGCACTCGTGGGGCGGCTACCAGGCGACCTTCCTGCCCACGCGCACCGACATCTTCGCGGCGTCCGTGGCGGGCGCGCCGCTCACCGACTTCGTCAGCTTCATGGGCCAGCTCCACTGGAACCCGGGCATCGCCGAAGTGAGCCACTGGGAGACCGGCCAGGCCCGCATGGAGGTGCCGTTCTGGGAGGACCCCGAGGCGCACCGGCGGAATTCGCCCATCCACGAGGTGCAGAACATGGAGACGCCGCTGCTGATGGCGTTCGGCGACGAGGACGGCGTGGTGGACTGGGACCAGGGGACCGAGTTCTTCAACTTCGCCCGCCGCGCCGAGAAGCAGATGGTGCTCCTGGTCTATGAGGGGGAGGACCACGGTTTCCGGGAGGAGGCGAACCAGAAGGACTACCACCGGCGCATCCTCGAGTGGTTCGGGCACTACCTCAAGGGCGAGCCTGCCCCCGCGTGGATCACGGAAGGCGTGGCGCTCGACGCGCTGGAGGAGGAGAAGAAGCGCGTGGCCGGGAAACCGTGACGCCGTGACGCCCGCAGGCGCGCGTACCTGCCCGAACTGCGGGCGCGACCGGCCCGAGAGCTTCTGCGCCCACTGTGGCCAGAGCGACCGGGACTACGCCCGCGCGCTCCGCTCCGTGGCCGGCGAGTTCGTGCGCGAGACGTTCGAGGTGGACTCCCGCCTCTTCCGCACGTTGAAGCTCCTCATGTTCCGCCCCGGAAGCCTCACCCGCGAGTTCTCCCGCAACCGCCGCGCCGGCTTCGTGTCGCCGGTCAGGCTCTACATCTTCGCCAGCTTCATCTTCTTCCTCCTCCTGTCGCTGCTGGGGAACCTCGGCGAAGAGCTCGAGATTGTCGAGGAGGATCGGATAATCGCGACCGAGGAGGATCAGGCGGACGCGGGCGAGGAGGACCAGGCGGACGCGACCGCCCAGCTCGCGACGGAAGAGCAGCTCGCGGCCTTCAGGGCGGCGCTATCCCCGGAACAACGGAGGAAGGCCGACGACATTCTCGCCCGGCCGGCCGGCAGTTCCCGGCAGGCTCTTCTTGCCTTGGCCCAGGCGGGGAACCTCGAGGAGCGGCACTGGACCCTGAGGTTCTTCGTGCTGGCGGTGCTCGACATCGTTCACGATCCCTCGATCATGCCCCGGCGTTTCCTCGCGAACATGCCGATCGCGATGTTCTGCCTGCTTCCGTTCCTCGGGCTGATCCTCGCCGTCTTCCATTTTCGGAAGAAGCGTTTCTACGTAGAGCACCTGGTCTTTGCCATCCATGTCCAGACGTTCACGTTTCTCGTCTACGCGGTCGCGCTTCTGCTCCCCGAATCGGGGCCGGGGCTCTGGGTCCGCGTGGGGTGTCTGCTGGTTCCGTACCCCTACTTCGTCATCGCCCTCCGACGCTACTACGACAACGGCTGGGTTCTGTCGGTGGCGAAGTCGGTCGGCGTGTACGTGCTCTACTCGATGGCGCTGATCCCCGCGTCCCTTCTCTCCATCCTTGTGACCGGCTAGCGCAGCGGGCTCTGGCCACGGCCTGCCGGGACGGCTTCGGCGGTGTAGGCGGCCGCTAGGCCGGGCCGAGTAGTTCGAGGGCCGTGAGCGCGAGCGCCTGCGTGCACGCGACGAGGTCGTCGATCGCGCAGGACTCGTCCGGCTGGTGGGCCTCCTCGAGAGGGCCGGGGCCGTACGCCACGCAGTGCTCGATGCCGGCGATGCGGGCGAAGTGCTTCTGGTCGTAGGTGCCGGGGCTCGCGACGAGTTCCGGGGGGTGGCCGACGGCCGTCTCCACCGCGCGGGAGAGGGCCGCCACGAGCGGCGAACCGGGCGGTGCGGAAGTCGGGTGCACGACCATGCGCTCCTCTATGGTGAAACGGCGGTCCGGGTCGTCGGCTTCCACCGACGCGACGAGGCGCTCGATCTCGGCGCGCACCTCCTCGAAGGACTCCTCGGGGATGAAGCGGCGGTCGAAGGTGGCGACGCAACGGTCGGCTACGCAGGGCGACTGGGTCGCTTCGCCGGCCTGGCCGCCGGTGATCGCGTTGACGTTCAGAGAGGGACGCCGGGAGGGTTCCGGCACGACGGGCAGCGCGGAAAGCCGCCCGGCGAGTTCGGGGGCGAGCCGGGTGCGGAAGGCCTCCAGCAGGGCGCCCATGTCGTCGATGGCGCTGCGGCCGAGGTGGCTCATGCTGCCGTGGGCCGCGTGGCCGTGCGCGATGACGTCGAACCAGTAGACGCCCCGGTGCCCCAGGCACACGCGGGCGGGTCCGAACGGCTCCGGGATGATCGCGTAACGGGTGTCGTCGCTCGAGATGATCCCCGCCTCGCACAGGTGCGCGACCCCGGCGAAGCCGCCGCTCTCCTCGTCGACGGTGGCGCTGATGTCCACGGCGCCGGCGAGTTCGACTCCAGCCCGCCGCAGCGCCTCAACCGCGAACACCGCGGCGGCGATCCCGGACTTCATGTCCGACGCCCCCCGCCCGTAGATGCGCCCTTCGCGCACCACGCCCGCGAACGGGTCGACCGTCCACTCCTCGCCCGGCGGGACCACGTCGAAGTGGCCGTTCAGGTGGAGCCGCGGGTGTCCCGGATCGGCGTCCCCCCGCCCCACCACGTTCACCCGCGGGTGATCCGCGGTGTGCTCCGGGCGCCCCTCCGCCTCCACGTACTCGACCGCCAGGCCCGCCGTCTCCAGCCGCCGGCCGATGAACTCGGCGCACTCCCGGTAGCACTCCCCAGGCGGATTCACCGTGGGGATCCGGATCATCTCCGCCGTGAAGGCCACGATCTCGTCGCGCGCGGTCTCCACTTCGGCGAGGACGCGGTCCTCCCGGCGAAGGCCGGTCGGCGGGGTTGCGTGGGGCATGCGGGTCTCCGGTTCCGAGGACGCGCGGGCCGAGTTGCCCGGCGTGTGCGGCCCCCACATTGTGTCGCGCCCTGTGTCACACGAAACCCTGCACACCAAACGACACCCCTCCCAGAGAATCCCATGACCAACATGTTCAGCCTCGAAGGACGCACGGCCGCCGTTGTCGGGGGCGGCTCCGGGATCGGCGAAGCCGTCGCGATCGGGTGCGCCGAGGCGGGCGCGCACGTGGCCTGCCTCGACATCGACACGGAAGCCGCCGCCGACACCGCGGCGACCATCCGCGCGGCCGGTGGCAAGGCAGTCTCCCACCCCCTCGACATCCTGGACGGCGCGGTCGTCGCTGGCGTGTTCGAGGGGATCGCGGCGGCCCGCGGGTCCCTGGACGTCGTCGTCTGCACCCCCGGCGTGAACGTGCGCAAGCCGCTCCTCGACTACACGGACGAGGAGATCGACCGCGTCCTGGGCCTCAACCTCAAGGGCG
This genomic interval from Candidatus Palauibacter australiensis contains the following:
- a CDS encoding PIN domain-containing protein, producing the protein MTTLVIDASVWVSAADATDGLSESSRAFLSLVVDRELPISLPELAKLEIACALARRLRDAQRGRRLADRMLGSPLVTVYPLNRTMLRHALTVGTRGFLRSGDAPYAALADWLRAEVVSWDGELIRRAGASTPTDWIERNE
- a CDS encoding prolyl oligopeptidase family serine peptidase, with the translated sequence MNWTLASRFRTLATLAALGGLAFVLPSSASSQERPLVTPDDYGRWERLGGVEVSPLGDWIAYEVTRVDETSELRVRRIEEDSARVFPWGADPRFSPDGRWLAWAIGLPPEERERLAESDEPVREKASVMDLETGEIREFDAVSEGHFDASGRYVALRGYSPDEPAGKGADLRIVTLATGTETSFGNVSEMAWSPGGSLLALAIATGADVGNGVQVYDADAGILRSADASGSAYRSLRWRDDSADLAALRSREAASADGAAYDVLAWRGLDRGVETMVLGADAAGIPDTLEAVRRRAPAWSDDGRMISLGLRPIEPEAEDDEPESEDAPAADAEPDLPGLQIWHTRDVRLFPEQRVSENRDAARSLLAVWHLEDDRVVVLGSDLMGGAQLLEGWEYALEDSSDPYPWGAKFGRPYHDVWATDADTGERRRLLTRVRYEWPSAGGDWLLSWDGSAYHSLHIATGERHDLTSALAAEFADTGYDTPTDVTPPHNFGPGGWLDGDGAVLLYDEHDMWRVAPDGSGGERLTRGAETGIVHRLTRVTDDDEPGIDPDSRPYLSLYNPKTEQRGYARLAGGWANAPDGDLAVTLMLEEARLAGLTRADSADVLLYRSERFDDPPDYFVAGPDLADPARVTAINPFIDEVAWGRAELVDFTSESGRDLQFVLLLPANHEDGRAVPTIVYTYEVLSPQMHLFEVPSERDYYNYTAWTQHGYAVLLPDIVYRARDPGVSALESVRAAVAKAVEMGVTDPDAVGLIGHSWGGYQATFLPTRTDIFAASVAGAPLTDFVSFMGQLHWNPGIAEVSHWETGQARMEVPFWEDPEAHRRNSPIHEVQNMETPLLMAFGDEDGVVDWDQGTEFFNFARRAEKQMVLLVYEGEDHGFREEANQKDYHRRILEWFGHYLKGEPAPAWITEGVALDALEEEKKRVAGKP
- a CDS encoding DUF3667 domain-containing protein, which gives rise to MTPAGARTCPNCGRDRPESFCAHCGQSDRDYARALRSVAGEFVRETFEVDSRLFRTLKLLMFRPGSLTREFSRNRRAGFVSPVRLYIFASFIFFLLLSLLGNLGEELEIVEEDRIIATEEDQADAGEEDQADATAQLATEEQLAAFRAALSPEQRRKADDILARPAGSSRQALLALAQAGNLEERHWTLRFFVLAVLDIVHDPSIMPRRFLANMPIAMFCLLPFLGLILAVFHFRKKRFYVEHLVFAIHVQTFTFLVYAVALLLPESGPGLWVRVGCLLVPYPYFVIALRRYYDNGWVLSVAKSVGVYVLYSMALIPASLLSILVTG
- a CDS encoding acetylornithine deacetylase/succinyl-diaminopimelate desuccinylase family protein; the protein is MPHATPPTGLRREDRVLAEVETARDEIVAFTAEMIRIPTVNPPGECYRECAEFIGRRLETAGLAVEYVEAEGRPEHTADHPRVNVVGRGDADPGHPRLHLNGHFDVVPPGEEWTVDPFAGVVREGRIYGRGASDMKSGIAAAVFAVEALRRAGVELAGAVDISATVDEESGGFAGVAHLCEAGIISSDDTRYAIIPEPFGPARVCLGHRGVYWFDVIAHGHAAHGSMSHLGRSAIDDMGALLEAFRTRLAPELAGRLSALPVVPEPSRRPSLNVNAITGGQAGEATQSPCVADRCVATFDRRFIPEESFEEVRAEIERLVASVEADDPDRRFTIEERMVVHPTSAPPGSPLVAALSRAVETAVGHPPELVASPGTYDQKHFARIAGIEHCVAYGPGPLEEAHQPDESCAIDDLVACTQALALTALELLGPA